From Cryptomeria japonica unplaced genomic scaffold, Sugi_1.0 HiC_scaffold_1720, whole genome shotgun sequence, a single genomic window includes:
- the LOC131079103 gene encoding disease resistance protein L6-like has protein sequence MCNSSGNTVSVGNSLAMKKPKSQQSVKYSFDKNGVQHPASAVDLKNNGGKDVRKTLVDHLFQALSAAGLNVFLDTHKLKMGEIIDLSLERAIESSAIRIPIFSEGYASSAWCLKEAALMLASPGLIIPLFYKVEPTHVRYPLGDSSPYKESFEKHYRIPFRYSRKEIDGWKHALEQICCRSGWSLDMTGG, from the exons ATGTGCAATAGCAGCGGCAATACTGTTAGTGTTGGTAATAGTCTGGCAATGAAAAAACCTAAGTCACAGCAGTCTGTTAAGTACTCTTTCGATAAGAATGGCGTTCAACATCCTGCTTCAGCTGTTGATCTCAAGAACAACGG GGGAAAAGATGTGAGAAAGACTCTCGTTGATCATCTCTTCCAAGCTCTCTCCGCAGCCGGATTGAATGTGTTTCTAGACACCCACAAGTTGAAAATGGGGGAAATCATTGATTTAAGCCTTGAAAGAGCAATTGAGAGCAGTGCCATACGCATTCCTATATTTTCAGAAGGATATGCAAGCTCAGCATGGTGTCTCAAGGAGGCAGCCTTAATGTTGGCCTCTCCTGGGTTGATCATTCCTCTCTTTTATAAGGTGGAACCAACCCATGTTAGATATCCACTGGGAGATTCCAGTCCTTACAAGGAATCATTTGAAAAGCATTATAGAATTCCATTTCGGTATTCAAGAAAAGAGATCGATGGGTGGAAGCATGCCCTCGAGCAGATTTGTTGTCGCTCAGGCTGGTCCCTGGATATGACTGGAGGGTAA